Part of the Sorghum bicolor cultivar BTx623 chromosome 1, Sorghum_bicolor_NCBIv3, whole genome shotgun sequence genome, GAGAAACTCGAAGTGATACAATGAAATTGCAAAAATAGAAGCCATATAATTCCGCCAAATATAACGTTGTTCGATATCATGCATTGctactaaataaaaaaaagttagTTCAGACTAAACATAGGCAAAATACACAACAAAACCATTTAGGCCGTGGTACGATATATTCATCTTAATTTACAAAATGCATTGGATTGAAATTGAACTAACTTCTATTTTATTTCACTCCAACACATATGGGTTGTAATAGATACACATGTATCAAACAAGGTCTTATATGGGAGAAATCAATCTCAAAGTGATTTTATAAGAGATTTCGGCACTTACTATGCATACAAAAGGGCGGGCCCTTGTATATCTGACGGCGATGTATATGAAGCTTATACCCCTTatgaccttgtttagatgcacagtGTTGGAAGTAGAATGGAGATGTCTATGAATTTTATTCGAGTTGATGTTGTTCATGTGCCACGCTCTAGCAATAGGTGTGCATATGAGCTTGCTCGAATTGGGTTGAATTGGGACCCGGATCGGTCGCATGTTTGGATTGATCCCCTCCCAGAGTTTGTACAAGAACTGGTGTCTCATGATgtaaatgattctctcaagatataataAAGTGCaaactttcaaaaaaaatggagTGCATGTGCAGATTGAGGTGGATTTAACTACGGTAATATATTCGTTATTGTTCACAGCATAGCCGTCTCATGTGTTATGTTAGTGCCATTGCTGCCGACGTCATGCTCTCTATCTCTGTAGAAATGGGCCAGTACCACAATTCGGGGCCaaccaccaaacccaactattgTAGCACAAGTTGACGTCACCACTGCTGTACTTATCGACGAGGCCAAGGGCCTCCGCAGTGGTTGTATCTTACCTGATTCGATACATTTATTGCTACTATAGAATCAAGTCTTATACATTGCGCAGTTGGATCGATAAAGAACCAGGTGCAATGCATAGAACCGGCTCCGATTGAATAAAAAAAGAAGGCAGTTTTTTAGGGTCTATATGTTGGACATTGCTTATCTATACCGTTGAATATGCATCGATATGTGTGAAACAATGAGGAGAAGTGTGAACACAGTTAAAAGAAGTGCAGCAGCACGAATCTCAGAGCACATTTGGATGGTCCAGATAAGCAATGCTGAGCGCGTACAAGCTGCATTGCATTATTGATAAAAAATAGATGTTCCTTTTTCTCTCCCGGCTCCCTCTCTCTAACGATGGATTTTTATTCTTGTGGGTCCCATTTTAACAAGTAATGTCAAATCATTGTATAGAACCGGGGGACATTACCGTCGCAACCGTACGTAACACCTGCTCCAAATAGACACGGGATCTCTTTTGCTCATATAGGAGGCAAATGCACGCTATAACATCATTATTATTATCGCTAGAGGTACGTGACACCTGCCTTTAGACCGCCACGATCTCCTCGACACTCGTTAGAGCATCTTTAATTGCAGTTTATAAATTGCTAGCTAGATAAAACTTAGAAATAATTAAAAGAACCACTGTAATTAAGAATTAAGAATTATGTGAATTATGAGAGAACTATTTCTAAAAACTCGTATCGTACTAAACTAGCTATTTGACCATCGCTTCCTATTTGTTCTCACTTTTGATAGCTAATAAAATTCTTTATAGACTACTCCAGTAGCTATTTAATAACTATTGATGACGTGTCAGGCGGTCAGGGCACTGCCGACTACATGACCGGCCACCAAGAAAGTTGTGGAAGATGCAGATAACCCAGAACTCCGGCAGCACTGCCAGGTCGAAGGCTCTTGATAACAGAAGAAAAAGGcctattatatattcacttgaCAGTGCCTAACTCACCTTCGTCCAAAGTCCAAAGGAAACAAGGTGCCAATCTACCAAAAAGTACACCCACATCCTACACAACCTTGTGGAAACAAATGCCTCCCTCGCAGCAAAACGGCCCCCAGCGATCCGCCTCCATCGAAACCCAGCACCTCACTTGCTGTCAGTAAAATCTGCATCAATTACATCGCCTTCGTCGCCTGGCTTCTCAGCTGAGCCAGCAGAAGCATCAGCACCAGGGGCAGGTCCTGCGCCTGGGGCACCCTGCTGGCTGTAGAGGGACTGCCCAATCTGCATGACTTCCTGGTTCAATGCACTGATGGCATCCTTCATCGTCTGTGTGGAGCCACCAGCAACAGCATCCTTGAGCTCTTGCAGCTTTGACTCCACCTTTCCCTTGACTTCACCTGGGACCTTGTCCCCTAGTTCCTTCAGTTGCTTCTCGGTCTGGTAGATGACCGACTCGGCTTGGTTCTTGGTGTCAATGGCATCTCTCTTCTCCTTATCCTCCTTTGCAAACTTCTCAGCTTCGTCAACCATCCTCTCCACCTAGACGGAATTGATCAGAAACGCCAGTACGGAAGGGAGTGAGACCTAAAGTACTACACAAACCATTGCTTAAAACATGACAGTACATCATTTGCTGGAGACATACCTCGTCTTTTGGCAGAGTGCTGGCACCAGTAATTGTAATATCCTGCTTCTTCCCTGTACCCTTGTCCACAGCAGTGACAGAAAGGATACCGTTAGCATCAATATCAAACTTGACTTCGATCTGTGGAACACCACGTGGGGCAGGAGGGATTCCATCAAGCCGGAAGCTACCAAGAGACTTGTTGTCTCTCACAAACTCTCTTTCTCCTTGGAGAACATTGATCTCCACACTAGTCTGGCCATCAGCAGCCGTTGAGAAAACTTCCGACTTTGAGGTAGGCAATGTTGTATTCCGTGGGATAATCTTGGTCATAACACCACCCAGTGTCTCCAAACCAAGGGACAAGGGGGTCACATCAAGAAGGACAATGTCGCTAACATCACCAGACAAAACTCCAGcctgtagtaaaaagaaaattgacACTCAAGAAAACATTCCATAATGCAATGTAGGAGTAATTCCAAGCAACAGTTGAACATACATTAGGGCATTGCTCATCGCCAAAATCTGTCAACAAGGACAGTTTAATGTTCTCATTTCTATGGTTTGGACAGAATTTTGCAAGAATGCCGTTCTCAATATAGTGTTGTGACATGTTTGGTTGCATACTGTATGTTAGTTAACCAAACAGGAGTTGCTTGCGAACTGACCTGCACAGCTGCTCCAAGTGCAACAACCTCATCAGGGTTGACCGTCACATTGGGATCCTTTCCTGTCATTTTCTTGACAAGCTCCTGAACAGCTGGTATTCTAGTTGAGCCACCGACAAGAATAACCTCATCAATATCTTTGAATTGCAACTTTGCATCTCTAAGGGCATTGTCCACAGGGGTCCTCAGCCTGAATGACAATTTGGCAACAAAAATATCAGCAACAAGTTCTATACTCAATCCAATCAGACCATATTCACCAAATGCTAGTAGCTGTCAGAAGGATACACATTTATGTACATCTATAATCTTTGATCTGACCATGCTATCATAGGCCATAATTATGTACCTGTCAAGGAGATCTGAGCATAGCTCTTCAAATTTAGCCCTGGTAAGAGTGGTCTCAATATGCTTGGGGCCATCTGCAGTAGCTGTAATAAAAGGCAAGCTGAAGGAACAAATAAAAAATTAGAACAGAGCAAGCAAAAAAATAGGCTTTAAGGATGTTAATGCTGAGAAAAAAGAAGAACCTTATGTTTGTTTGGGTCAAAGATGACAGTTCCATCTTCGCCTTCTCCGCTGCTTCTGTCAATCGCTGCAGAGCTTGCTTATCTTTAAGCAAGTCAATACCCTCATCATTCTTGAAGTTTCCAGCGAGCCAATCGACAATTCTCTGAAAGCATATATGGCATTACAAAGACGTGCATTTTGCAGAAGCTTTGAGTTATCAGATCTACAACAACCACTCAAGATTACTACCACTTATGATTACAGTTCTACAGGAAAGAAAATTACCAAATCAAGCTCAAAGTATATTAGCAGTTGCACTATCAATCCCAGAATATGTAGTCTTGCTTACCTCGTTGACCCCACCAAATTTTAACATATATTTTACAAATAGTGGATTATAAAAATCATGATGACTGGTGTATATAACTTCATTGAAAAGAAGTAACAAAAAATACTTGGTGCACAATTTAGACATTGGCACACATCATTGGTAAGTGGTGATGGTAGTGCTAACAGTGAGCTCCTAGAAGAACTAACACAAATAACAACAAGAAATCAAGAACACACTGTACCGACATCAATATGCACCCTGTAGTCAACTAAATTACTCAATCAATAAACTACATTTGTTGTCTTGATCCACACATTGCCAGTCTCAAATAGCTACTTTTTGTGTATGGCTGAAGAACATATAAAAAATGGATACTTTTGCATACATTATTAGCTGTCACAGTTGTCTAAGGTTCATGTCATACATATGACATCTTATAAAAGGTACAGTAGTACAGGTTTTTTAATAAGAAAAAGTTAaacatgtactccctccgtcccacaaATAAACGCATTTCTTTGACTTCTATGATTTATG contains:
- the LOC8054132 gene encoding heat shock 70 kDa protein 6, chloroplastic, giving the protein MATTTFPTSTPFFAAHHQGPRRSQPSISAAVYGGRGRRWRPLRVACEKVVGIDLGTTNSAVAAMEGGKPTIVTNAEGARTTPSVVAYTKSGDRLVGQIAKRQAVVNPENTFFSVKRFIGRKMNEVDEESKQVSYRVMRDDNGNVKLDCPAIGKQFAAEEISAQVLRKLVDDASKFLNDKVTKAVITVPAYFNDSQRTATKDAGRIAGLEVLRIINEPTAASLAYGFEKKNNETILVFDLGGGTFDVSVLEVGDGVFEVLSTSGDTHLGGDDFDKRIVDWLAGNFKNDEGIDLLKDKQALQRLTEAAEKAKMELSSLTQTNISLPFITATADGPKHIETTLTRAKFEELCSDLLDRLRTPVDNALRDAKLQFKDIDEVILVGGSTRIPAVQELVKKMTGKDPNVTVNPDEVVALGAAVQAGVLSGDVSDIVLLDVTPLSLGLETLGGVMTKIIPRNTTLPTSKSEVFSTAADGQTSVEINVLQGEREFVRDNKSLGSFRLDGIPPAPRGVPQIEVKFDIDANGILSVTAVDKGTGKKQDITITGASTLPKDEVERMVDEAEKFAKEDKEKRDAIDTKNQAESVIYQTEKQLKELGDKVPGEVKGKVESKLQELKDAVAGGSTQTMKDAISALNQEVMQIGQSLYSQQGAPGAGPAPGADASAGSAEKPGDEGDVIDADFTDSK